The Conexivisphaera calida genome includes a region encoding these proteins:
- the guaA gene encoding glutamine-hydrolyzing GMP synthase, producing MDTVLILDFGGQYTHLIARRVRELGVYSEIMPGESSVDDVLARRPGALVLSGGPRSVFDPEAPRPDPRILEAGLPILGICYGHQLIAHIMGGAVHRSPRAEYGRTRIHVTGESALMDGVPREFSAWMSHGDVVSKLPEGFSATAVSESGLIAAAESPGRRIYSVQFHPEVAHTEHGREILRNFLFRAAGLSGGWNPGSRIPAMVEYVSREIGPEGRALCAVSGGVDSMTAAVIAHRAIGDRLHVVFVDHGLLREGEVEGVLRALDGVGIRNVHFVDASDRFLSALSGVADPEEKRLIIGRLFAEVFEDVASGISGIGYLVQGTIYPDRIESGASGRGSDRIKSHHNVAGLPEKFGLRVVEPLRDLYKDEVRAVARELGLPESVVGRHPFPGPGLAVRIEGDVTREKLAIARRANAIVEEEFVRAGLYGAVWQAFAAVMDSTWVGVKGDRRELGRVVIVRAVTSEDGMTADWFRIPHDLLATISKRISEEVPGVVMVAYAATSKPPSTIEPC from the coding sequence CTGGACACCGTCCTAATACTGGACTTCGGCGGTCAGTACACCCACCTGATAGCTCGCAGGGTGAGGGAGCTCGGGGTATACTCGGAGATAATGCCCGGGGAGTCATCCGTGGACGATGTTCTTGCCAGGAGGCCCGGGGCCCTGGTGCTCTCCGGCGGCCCCAGGAGCGTCTTCGACCCGGAGGCGCCCCGCCCGGATCCCAGGATACTGGAGGCCGGGCTTCCAATCCTGGGAATATGCTACGGCCATCAGCTGATAGCGCACATAATGGGCGGCGCGGTCCACCGGTCCCCCAGGGCGGAGTACGGGAGGACCAGGATACATGTGACGGGGGAATCCGCGCTAATGGACGGGGTGCCGCGCGAGTTCTCCGCCTGGATGAGCCATGGCGACGTCGTCTCGAAGCTCCCCGAGGGGTTCTCCGCCACCGCCGTCTCCGAGTCCGGGCTGATAGCCGCCGCGGAATCCCCCGGGAGAAGGATATACTCAGTGCAGTTCCACCCGGAGGTGGCGCACACGGAACACGGCCGCGAAATACTGCGGAACTTCCTCTTCCGCGCCGCCGGCCTCTCCGGCGGCTGGAATCCCGGGTCCAGGATTCCCGCGATGGTGGAGTACGTGTCCCGGGAGATTGGGCCCGAGGGGCGCGCGCTCTGCGCCGTCAGCGGCGGCGTCGACTCGATGACCGCGGCAGTTATAGCCCACAGAGCGATAGGGGACAGGCTGCACGTGGTGTTCGTGGACCACGGGCTCCTCAGGGAGGGCGAGGTTGAGGGGGTGCTGCGGGCGCTCGACGGCGTCGGCATAAGGAACGTCCACTTCGTGGACGCCTCGGATCGCTTCCTCTCGGCGCTCTCGGGCGTCGCAGATCCCGAGGAGAAGCGCCTCATAATAGGTCGCCTGTTCGCCGAGGTCTTCGAGGACGTGGCCTCCGGCATCAGCGGCATCGGATATCTGGTGCAGGGCACAATATATCCCGACAGGATAGAGAGCGGCGCCTCGGGCAGGGGATCCGACCGCATAAAGAGCCACCACAATGTCGCGGGGCTACCCGAGAAGTTCGGCCTCAGGGTCGTGGAGCCGCTCCGGGATCTCTACAAGGATGAGGTGAGGGCCGTGGCCAGGGAGCTCGGGCTCCCCGAGTCGGTGGTGGGCAGGCATCCCTTCCCGGGTCCCGGCCTTGCAGTCAGGATAGAGGGCGATGTGACCCGCGAGAAGCTCGCCATCGCCAGGAGGGCAAATGCGATAGTCGAGGAGGAGTTTGTCCGCGCCGGACTGTACGGCGCGGTCTGGCAGGCATTCGCCGCGGTGATGGACAGCACGTGGGTGGGGGTGAAGGGCGACAGGAGGGAGCTCGGCCGCGTCGTGATAGTCCGCGCAGTCACCAGCGAGGACGGCATGACGGCCGACTGGTTCAGGATCCCGCACGATCTGCTGGCCACGATATCGAAGCGCATCTCGGAGGAGGTGCCCGGCGTGGTGATGGTCGCATACGCCGCGACGTCGAAGCCGCCGTCCACTATAGAGCCCTGCTGA
- a CDS encoding phosphoribosyltransferase family protein, protein MVLRRAEELRFRMESIDALRALKGRMHYRELSPALELPPTVLSRYVNGLVVPSMEVARRIMALFRAELSREVESRIRRDDVGGVDVTDITHDPSFLRHIVESQREWFSGLKVDYVMTMESDGIPVAYQFAEALGTRMAVVRKSKKLGIRDFVEARQVFESGAYRYIYLPRKAAKRGDYALLVDDVVRTGATVKAMSLLCEATRSNVAGIFAIVGFRQALDRLREDLRVPVAAFLTLDR, encoded by the coding sequence ATGGTCCTCAGAAGGGCGGAGGAGCTCAGGTTCCGGATGGAGTCCATAGACGCGCTCAGGGCTCTGAAGGGCAGGATGCACTACAGGGAGCTCTCGCCGGCGCTCGAGCTCCCCCCGACCGTCCTGAGCCGCTACGTGAACGGGCTGGTGGTCCCGAGCATGGAGGTGGCCAGGAGGATAATGGCGCTATTCCGCGCGGAGCTCTCCAGGGAGGTCGAGTCCAGGATCAGGAGGGACGACGTCGGCGGCGTCGACGTGACCGACATAACGCACGATCCCTCGTTCCTTCGCCACATAGTGGAGTCCCAGCGCGAGTGGTTCTCCGGGCTGAAGGTGGACTACGTGATGACCATGGAGTCCGACGGGATACCGGTGGCATATCAGTTCGCGGAGGCGCTCGGGACCCGCATGGCGGTCGTGAGGAAGAGCAAGAAGCTCGGCATAAGGGACTTCGTCGAGGCCCGCCAGGTCTTCGAGTCCGGGGCATATCGCTATATATACCTCCCCAGGAAGGCGGCCAAGAGGGGTGATTACGCGCTCTTGGTGGACGACGTCGTCAGGACTGGCGCGACCGTGAAGGCAATGTCCCTCCTGTGCGAGGCCACGCGGTCCAACGTAGCAGGAATATTCGCGATAGTCGGCTTTCGCCAGGCGCTGGACAGGCTGAGGGAGGACCTGAGGGTCCCCGTGGCTGCGTTCCTGACCCTCGACAGGTGA
- a CDS encoding winged helix-turn-helix domain-containing protein, with protein sequence MHRRKSGRSRLRIYLDVLEIVYREGGKVRFTKLLSESNIPYDRFLRYEDELERRGLISESRDGDARYVELTAEGAKFLEELRRMERFLRDLGLGL encoded by the coding sequence TTGCATAGGAGGAAGTCCGGCAGGAGCCGGCTCAGGATATATCTGGACGTGCTGGAGATAGTCTACCGCGAGGGCGGAAAGGTCAGATTCACGAAGCTCCTCAGCGAGTCGAACATCCCCTACGATCGGTTCCTCAGGTACGAGGACGAGCTCGAGCGCAGGGGCTTGATATCCGAGTCCAGGGACGGCGACGCGAGGTACGTGGAGCTGACTGCCGAGGGTGCCAAGTTCCTGGAGGAGCTCAGGAGGATGGAGCGCTTCCTGAGGGATCTCGGGCTGGGGCTCTGA
- a CDS encoding ABC transporter ATP-binding protein, giving the protein MQELISLRGLKVYYPFYTGFLSKITGAKLFVKAVDGVDLSIGRGEILGLVGESGSGKTTLGKAVVRLVDPTEGSILYDGVDIAALRGSALRKYRSKLQMIFQDPYDSINPRMSVFDVVAEGLVINKMAEKKELEDRVMHALEDVRLLPPENFARRYPHELSGGQRQRVAIARALVMRPEFIAADEPASMLDVSIRGEVLNVMLDLRERYGLSFLFITHDLAIAKHMSDRIAVMYLGKVVEVADSEELVKEPLHPYTQALLAAIPVPDPTAPKIQVKAKGEISNALNVPPGCPFHPRCPYAFDRCRTEVPGLREVKPGHWVACHLY; this is encoded by the coding sequence ATGCAGGAGCTAATCTCGCTGAGGGGCCTGAAGGTGTACTACCCGTTCTACACGGGCTTCCTGAGCAAGATAACCGGCGCTAAGCTGTTCGTCAAGGCCGTGGATGGGGTCGACCTCTCAATAGGGCGCGGCGAGATCCTCGGCCTGGTCGGCGAGTCCGGGAGCGGGAAGACCACACTGGGTAAGGCCGTGGTGCGCCTCGTCGATCCGACTGAGGGCAGCATACTGTACGATGGAGTGGACATAGCCGCGCTCCGGGGCTCCGCGCTCCGGAAGTACAGGAGCAAGCTCCAGATGATATTCCAGGACCCATATGACTCGATAAATCCGAGGATGAGCGTGTTCGACGTGGTGGCCGAGGGCCTCGTGATAAACAAGATGGCTGAGAAGAAGGAGCTGGAGGACAGGGTGATGCATGCGCTGGAGGATGTCAGGCTCCTCCCGCCCGAGAACTTCGCGCGTCGTTACCCCCACGAGCTGAGCGGGGGCCAGAGACAGAGGGTCGCCATAGCGAGGGCTCTGGTGATGCGGCCGGAGTTCATAGCCGCGGACGAGCCAGCGTCCATGCTGGACGTCTCCATAAGGGGCGAGGTGCTCAACGTCATGCTGGACCTCCGCGAGAGGTACGGCCTTTCGTTCCTGTTCATAACGCATGATCTGGCAATAGCGAAGCACATGTCGGATCGCATAGCAGTCATGTACCTAGGCAAGGTGGTGGAGGTGGCGGACTCCGAGGAGCTGGTCAAGGAGCCGCTCCATCCCTACACCCAGGCCCTGCTGGCGGCAATACCCGTGCCGGATCCGACCGCCCCCAAGATACAGGTGAAGGCGAAGGGCGAGATCTCCAACGCCCTGAACGTGCCTCCCGGCTGCCCCTTCCATCCCAGGTGCCCTTACGCGTTCGACAGGTGCAGGACGGAGGTCCCGGGGCTGAGGGAGGTGAAGCCAGGCCACTGGGTGGCCTGCCACCTGTACTGA
- a CDS encoding ABC transporter ATP-binding protein, with amino-acid sequence MADIILRVEDLNMYYRTKEGNVRAVQDVGFEVSKGETVGVAGESGSGKSSLALTILRLLPNYSVVERGRILLDGEDVLSMDEEELRRIRWTKMSFVPQASMNALNPVFTIGDQIAEAVLTHRDVSKGEAMEMAGSILDVVGVGRNRLNSYPHELSGGQRQRVAIAMALVNNPKFVVLDEPTTALDVMVQAQILKLLEELRSKYDMGMLLITHDLSIIAELADKVIIYYGGRIAEMAPSVELYGNPLHPYTQALLKAFPDIRAKRQRFSFLPGSPPNLANPPPGCPFHPRCPYAFDRCRTEVPGLREVKPGHWVACHLY; translated from the coding sequence ATGGCCGACATAATTCTGCGCGTCGAGGACCTCAATATGTACTACAGGACCAAGGAGGGGAACGTGAGGGCCGTGCAGGACGTCGGATTCGAGGTCTCCAAGGGCGAGACGGTCGGGGTTGCCGGCGAGTCCGGGAGCGGCAAGTCCTCGCTCGCGCTCACGATCCTCAGGCTCCTCCCGAACTACTCCGTGGTGGAGCGCGGCAGGATACTCTTGGACGGCGAGGACGTGCTGTCCATGGACGAGGAGGAGCTCAGGAGAATCCGCTGGACCAAGATGTCGTTCGTGCCGCAGGCGTCCATGAACGCCCTCAACCCGGTGTTCACCATAGGTGATCAGATAGCCGAGGCGGTGCTGACGCACAGGGACGTCTCCAAGGGCGAGGCGATGGAGATGGCCGGGAGCATTCTGGACGTGGTGGGCGTCGGCAGGAACAGGCTCAACAGCTATCCCCACGAGCTGAGCGGGGGCCAGAGACAGAGGGTCGCCATAGCTATGGCACTCGTGAACAACCCGAAGTTCGTCGTGCTAGATGAGCCGACCACCGCGCTCGACGTGATGGTGCAGGCCCAGATACTTAAGCTACTGGAGGAGCTGCGCTCCAAGTACGATATGGGAATGCTCCTGATAACGCACGATCTATCGATAATAGCGGAGCTCGCCGACAAGGTCATCATCTACTACGGCGGGAGGATAGCTGAGATGGCGCCCTCCGTGGAGCTCTACGGCAACCCCCTGCACCCATACACGCAGGCGCTGCTGAAGGCTTTCCCGGACATAAGGGCCAAGAGGCAGCGCTTCTCGTTCCTCCCGGGCTCGCCGCCCAACCTCGCCAATCCTCCCCCTGGCTGCCCCTTCCATCCCAGGTGCCCTTACGCGTTCGACAGGTGCAGGACGGAGGTCCCGGGGCTGAGGGAGGTGAAGCCAGGCCACTGGGTGGCCTGCCACCTGTACTGA
- a CDS encoding ABC transporter permease, with the protein MPGESAFKLLLHNRTGMTGVVIIAFFGLMALFAPYLAGPSPSQTYVTGPWAVPAWATIFPQYSGLPPNLEVAPSSLSSWRSAAGPGATYEFVQATPPLSAISKTGYSTSSAAAALISASVPPGSEEVVYTANYTFSYNYKPPYEFKFGALVLPLSVNNVSDFYLRFLLVKPDGDVVHLTSYEIMSSSFEEDISYNNGFRLGNWNTVYLSTMTPDVNSAAFGPSGAGIFNSGLRILNETGNYTLVVQVVALGGSSPGSLKLELAYPFLFVYGRQYGLLGSDNRGRDLWSQFVWGSRISMEVGLLAALFTVVVGMYIGVIAGVFGGAVDETLMRIADIFLVIPFLPLAIIIVFMITQSAFLAKDLYIWLIVLFTVLSWPAIARVIRSQTLTVKERGYVEAARALGAGRGHIISKHILPNIMSLVYANLALNVPGFILTEAALDFLFPGASAVPTWGRILSKAFDYASSAIYYNFGWWWFIFPGIAIVLLSLSFVLLGYALDEIFNPRLRQR; encoded by the coding sequence ATGCCTGGAGAAAGCGCATTCAAACTCCTCCTGCACAATCGGACTGGTATGACCGGCGTGGTGATAATAGCGTTCTTCGGCCTTATGGCGCTGTTCGCCCCGTATCTGGCGGGGCCCAGCCCGTCTCAGACGTATGTCACAGGCCCATGGGCAGTTCCTGCTTGGGCTACCATCTTTCCCCAGTACTCGGGGCTTCCTCCCAACCTAGAGGTGGCTCCATCTTCCCTCTCCTCTTGGAGGAGTGCTGCTGGCCCCGGTGCCACTTATGAGTTCGTGCAGGCGACCCCTCCACTCAGCGCTATATCAAAGACGGGTTACAGCACTTCGAGCGCTGCAGCAGCACTGATATCTGCATCCGTCCCGCCGGGCTCGGAGGAAGTAGTCTACACAGCAAACTACACGTTCAGTTACAACTACAAGCCGCCATATGAGTTCAAGTTCGGGGCACTAGTCCTGCCGCTCTCCGTCAACAACGTATCGGACTTCTACCTTCGCTTCCTCCTCGTGAAGCCGGACGGTGACGTCGTGCACCTGACTTCATATGAGATAATGTCTAGTTCCTTTGAAGAGGACATCAGCTACAACAATGGCTTCAGACTGGGAAATTGGAATACTGTCTATCTGAGCACCATGACTCCTGACGTGAACTCAGCTGCATTTGGTCCCTCCGGCGCGGGTATTTTCAACAGTGGTTTGAGGATATTGAACGAAACCGGTAATTATACATTGGTTGTGCAGGTAGTGGCCCTCGGCGGATCGTCCCCGGGCAGTCTCAAGCTCGAGCTGGCGTATCCGTTCCTCTTCGTGTACGGCAGGCAGTATGGGCTGCTGGGGTCCGACAACAGGGGCCGTGACCTCTGGTCGCAATTCGTCTGGGGCTCTAGGATCTCGATGGAGGTGGGTCTGCTGGCCGCCCTCTTCACCGTCGTGGTCGGTATGTACATCGGGGTGATCGCCGGAGTCTTCGGCGGCGCAGTCGATGAGACCCTGATGAGGATAGCCGACATATTCCTCGTGATACCATTCCTGCCGCTGGCGATAATAATAGTCTTCATGATAACCCAGTCCGCCTTCCTGGCGAAGGACCTTTACATATGGCTCATAGTGCTGTTCACGGTGCTCTCATGGCCGGCCATAGCGAGGGTAATAAGGTCACAGACCCTCACAGTTAAGGAGCGCGGCTACGTCGAGGCCGCGAGGGCCCTGGGCGCCGGCAGGGGGCACATAATCAGCAAGCACATACTGCCGAACATAATGAGCCTCGTCTACGCGAACCTAGCCCTCAACGTGCCCGGGTTCATACTGACGGAGGCGGCGCTCGACTTCCTTTTCCCCGGAGCCTCCGCAGTGCCCACGTGGGGGAGGATTCTCTCCAAGGCCTTTGACTACGCGTCATCCGCCATCTACTACAACTTCGGCTGGTGGTGGTTCATATTCCCCGGCATAGCGATAGTGCTCCTCTCGCTCTCCTTCGTACTCCTCGGCTACGCGCTGGACGAGATCTTCAACCCGAGGCTGAGGCAGAGATGA
- a CDS encoding ABC transporter permease: MSLLGYIVKRLAITVVIMFVIAAINFFLFQVLPFALLGINPEVWYVPALGTSHNLQYITIIREKVISELGFNLPLQYRFLRYIESMFTFHFGYNVGSVLSGPVSATIARFAPYTILLLGGSTIASFIIGEYLGVFSASRRGKPADKVSFVTLLFLYSMPSFWIGMMLLLVFAYYGRFAPTSAAAYISQFTGLGFYIALLRAMALPFISLTLISIGGFYLIMRSSTLEVMNEDYVLMARAKGLRERDVLYKHVLRNAVIPVMTVFAISLGFVLSGAVITETIFGWPGLGYWTYMAIITQDFPLEQAIFFIISLMVVLANLVADLLYGFLDPRIRR, encoded by the coding sequence TTGAGCCTACTTGGCTACATCGTCAAGAGGCTTGCGATTACAGTTGTTATAATGTTCGTGATAGCAGCGATAAACTTCTTTCTGTTTCAAGTGCTTCCGTTCGCACTTCTGGGCATAAATCCCGAGGTGTGGTATGTTCCGGCGCTTGGTACCTCTCACAATTTGCAATATATAACAATTATCAGAGAGAAGGTTATATCGGAGCTCGGCTTCAACTTACCCCTGCAATACAGATTCCTGAGGTATATCGAGTCTATGTTCACATTCCACTTCGGCTATAACGTGGGCAGCGTCCTCAGCGGCCCGGTATCGGCCACTATAGCGAGGTTCGCGCCCTACACCATACTACTGCTAGGAGGATCCACAATTGCCTCGTTTATCATAGGCGAATATCTTGGGGTTTTCTCCGCCAGTAGAAGAGGTAAGCCGGCCGACAAGGTGTCATTCGTAACGTTGCTTTTCCTATATTCCATGCCATCCTTCTGGATAGGCATGATGCTGCTACTAGTATTCGCATACTACGGCAGGTTCGCGCCTACCAGCGCTGCTGCATATATATCTCAGTTCACTGGTCTCGGATTCTATATAGCACTATTGAGGGCGATGGCTCTACCGTTCATCTCGCTCACCTTGATAAGCATAGGTGGATTTTATCTAATAATGAGAAGCTCCACACTTGAAGTGATGAATGAGGACTACGTGCTCATGGCTAGGGCCAAGGGACTCAGGGAGAGGGATGTGCTCTACAAACACGTGCTCAGGAATGCAGTGATACCCGTAATGACGGTGTTCGCAATATCACTGGGATTCGTGCTCTCCGGCGCAGTCATAACGGAGACTATATTCGGCTGGCCCGGCCTCGGGTACTGGACTTACATGGCAATAATCACACAGGACTTCCCGCTGGAACAGGCAATATTCTTCATAATATCCCTGATGGTGGTCCTCGCCAACCTAGTGGCGGACCTCTTGTATGGATTCCTCGATCCAAGGATAAGGAGATGA
- a CDS encoding ABC transporter substrate-binding protein, producing MRRALPLIVALILMMSFLPEAMPAMAQSSPQYSIPQQTILQPSQVRTHGPLVNTVVFNVYTSDHAAFLALSEGQIQAMEWTLSPSDYVTAETNPNLYTGSTPTYAFDGIAFNMLMYPYNNTHFRRAIAYLTNYAEIQSVIGPSVYAGPQLYPQLIYPSLYNSSIKYPYSYNPQMAIKELEEVPGMAYNPTTGQWTLYGKPFSPVLYYRSDDPLRAESAQLLQQAAAEINLTITLKPVTGVTASSVIYSPSDEVVISPGIMLANYSNIPPVYNWTLASQSDTWGMYTVGWIVSWEPTWSYYFYNSQLAGTSNFINFYNSSMDYWTNIFNWVVNNQSQVEEACSNIQVIFNQQLPYIMWFYESNLYAVQTNGWQGYANIPSTGPSETTGLYYTLLNVHPTGTVGGTFTEALHSAPTSLDPLYYTIWVWQEDVWQEVYDSPIGTPPWGVTNGSLMPWMATYNIQSDVTAPIGNGSGWWNPFGASGIVNGQVVTINFFRNATWQDGLPVTAYDYNFSLYYWNVQGVTGASTALAYYSTPPYGLLATYIPPNNPYEIELYVNSTNIWNIYSIIVPVLPEHIFQYFDPNTVATSTSAMDTTVPLSQISGLSSYLNSPNETLPQWMYWLPNLEVGTGPFVFQSWNKVTNTQVLTRNVNYYRSAWWAWMSTVTQGSSYSYKVNVNEEIYNPTSSSFEGVAPGSTGYIPITNATGVVQVEAPGGTIVASYPLTSVGNGSYTASISTSSLSPGTYELVANLTYTSFGLNRVWYSYSGLTVSAPVTSAPLVITVLNPSGLPIAGATVTVDGMSATTNSSGMASFSSVPLGSYTATISAPGYQSTNITVSVSAPSATASASLTPVPTKAPTPSYTALYAIIAVIVIVVIVAVVVIALRRR from the coding sequence ATGAGAAGGGCATTACCACTGATAGTAGCCCTGATCCTTATGATGTCATTCCTTCCGGAGGCGATGCCTGCGATGGCGCAGTCGTCGCCGCAGTACTCAATACCTCAGCAGACGATTCTGCAGCCGAGCCAGGTTAGGACACACGGGCCGCTCGTGAACACGGTCGTGTTCAACGTCTACACCTCGGATCACGCGGCGTTCCTCGCGCTGTCAGAGGGTCAGATACAGGCCATGGAGTGGACGCTATCTCCGTCCGACTACGTGACGGCGGAGACCAATCCGAACCTGTACACGGGCTCCACCCCTACGTATGCATTCGATGGCATAGCATTCAACATGTTGATGTATCCATACAACAACACCCACTTCAGAAGGGCCATAGCATATCTCACGAACTACGCCGAGATACAGAGCGTCATAGGGCCTTCAGTATACGCCGGGCCGCAGCTGTATCCACAGTTAATCTATCCATCCTTATATAATTCTAGCATAAAGTACCCGTATTCTTACAATCCACAGATGGCCATTAAGGAGCTCGAGGAAGTTCCGGGCATGGCGTATAACCCCACAACCGGACAGTGGACCCTCTACGGCAAGCCGTTCTCGCCGGTCCTCTACTACAGGTCAGATGATCCTCTGAGGGCGGAGTCCGCGCAGCTACTCCAGCAGGCCGCAGCCGAGATCAACCTTACGATAACATTGAAGCCAGTGACGGGTGTGACCGCCTCCTCGGTGATCTATTCACCCTCGGATGAAGTTGTAATATCCCCTGGCATCATGCTTGCAAACTATTCGAACATCCCACCGGTATACAACTGGACTCTGGCGAGCCAATCCGATACTTGGGGCATGTACACGGTCGGATGGATAGTGTCTTGGGAGCCCACATGGTCCTACTACTTCTACAACAGTCAACTTGCCGGCACATCAAACTTCATCAACTTCTACAACTCGAGCATGGACTACTGGACTAATATATTCAATTGGGTCGTCAACAATCAATCTCAGGTCGAGGAGGCCTGTTCGAATATCCAGGTGATATTCAACCAGCAGCTGCCATACATTATGTGGTTCTATGAGAGCAATCTGTACGCGGTACAGACTAACGGATGGCAGGGGTACGCCAACATACCTAGCACGGGGCCGTCCGAGACCACTGGACTGTACTATACGTTGCTCAACGTGCACCCGACTGGCACGGTAGGTGGGACCTTCACTGAGGCATTGCACTCGGCCCCAACGAGCCTTGACCCACTTTATTATACCATCTGGGTTTGGCAGGAGGACGTGTGGCAGGAGGTCTACGACTCGCCCATAGGTACACCACCATGGGGAGTGACTAACGGCAGCCTCATGCCCTGGATGGCGACCTACAACATCCAGAGCGACGTGACAGCCCCAATAGGGAACGGGTCCGGGTGGTGGAACCCGTTCGGCGCGTCCGGCATTGTCAACGGGCAGGTAGTAACGATCAACTTCTTCAGGAATGCCACGTGGCAAGACGGATTGCCGGTGACCGCGTACGACTATAACTTCTCCCTCTACTATTGGAACGTGCAAGGGGTGACTGGTGCCAGCACGGCGCTGGCCTATTATTCCACGCCACCGTACGGGCTCTTGGCCACCTACATACCCCCGAACAACCCCTACGAGATAGAGCTGTACGTTAACTCGACGAATATTTGGAACATATACTCGATCATAGTTCCGGTTCTGCCGGAACACATATTCCAGTATTTCGATCCCAATACTGTGGCTACCTCAACTAGTGCAATGGACACCACGGTTCCGCTATCTCAGATATCCGGGCTCAGCAGCTACCTGAACTCCCCTAACGAGACCCTGCCGCAGTGGATGTATTGGCTCCCCAACCTGGAGGTCGGGACCGGGCCATTTGTCTTCCAGAGCTGGAACAAGGTGACCAACACCCAGGTGCTCACCAGGAACGTGAACTACTACAGGTCCGCCTGGTGGGCGTGGATGTCCACCGTGACGCAGGGGTCGTCGTACAGCTACAAGGTGAATGTGAACGAGGAGATCTACAACCCGACGTCCAGCTCGTTCGAGGGCGTGGCGCCCGGATCCACTGGATACATACCGATAACCAACGCCACCGGGGTCGTGCAGGTCGAGGCCCCAGGAGGGACCATTGTTGCATCGTATCCGCTGACCAGCGTGGGTAATGGATCGTACACCGCGTCCATATCCACGTCGAGCCTCTCGCCGGGCACCTATGAGCTAGTGGCAAACCTCACCTACACATCGTTCGGCCTCAACAGAGTGTGGTACAGCTATAGCGGTCTCACAGTGTCAGCGCCTGTCACATCGGCACCTCTTGTAATTACAGTGCTCAACCCGAGCGGCCTGCCCATAGCTGGCGCCACAGTGACGGTCGATGGCATGAGTGCCACGACAAACTCTTCCGGCATGGCCTCGTTCTCCAGCGTGCCGCTGGGGAGCTACACCGCCACGATCTCCGCGCCGGGATACCAGTCCACCAACATCACGGTCTCCGTCTCCGCGCCTTCCGCTACGGCATCTGCATCTCTGACGCCGGTGCCGACTAAGGCACCAACACCCAGTTACACGGCGCTTTACGCGATAATAGCCGTAATAGTGATAGTAGTGATAGTTGCAGTGGTCGTGATCGCGCTCCGCCGCCGGTAG